The following coding sequences are from one Euwallacea fornicatus isolate EFF26 chromosome 8, ASM4011564v1, whole genome shotgun sequence window:
- the LOC136340639 gene encoding proton channel OtopLc-like produces MDIVHEENSRQKDLKKVGFARRKHNEDISEDDEQEFRRSPTSHDRDTCFLHPPQLIVTDTELNLSSTCDCNGQHNGDSSALSSRRPSAIIAALRRPSQAIALSAAQAVMNQRRYLLGLFNDNSSQNLKIEEDKTKLQRMSLRFTKKLEGNGFTIILSALYAKLLVVLGIAFPITEVISDQVHPFYYQGFYLYLYLGSITFITYEYVSFVKERAVEDIIKNIQKAEKGEFLDKLPHAKPAKKYGSFFLRLGAIAFGIGSMVYSGLEFGRYFELRNMPGCYSSSLQAITPATRTILTLLQVQFIFLNHKDVELNRHKIIGRFGLMHMIAMNLCEWLYVLVEETKHEIIHLSDLREGNLTNTTRVDENYCSDHQLMGSLMNNASPFLFPCTIEYSLICAVILFEMWKHIRSGEDTKMENGGKKHKAKAEDLASAHSGHHFTIDCSNSHKGLFAGIMVIVLTIISLVMFFVLTGKQGLQEGRSNYAEFEVNLVELLLYITTTLAVLIAMFRLRNLKYERKVGHQGIGLDNTLLAIAQTGMFIYCVFSIIGWYFTMKDRTPVGLIADLFSFIQTCLQTMFVLDAWWRRCRNLRQAKRKPGRELIIFLMVANMAMWSINTLEKSRAEFRPTHLKFFGDWAWTIMTHISMPLAIFYRFHSTICLFEIWKTAYKIKSSFKNPLFPVM; encoded by the exons ATGGACATCGTGCACGAGGAAAATAG TCGGCAGAAGGACTTGAAGAAAGTAGGATTTGCCAGACGTAAACACAATGAAGATATTTCCGAAGATGACGAGCAAGAATTTCGACG AAGTCCGACAAGCCATGATAGAGATACGTGTTTCTTGCATCCGCCACAACTAATCGTGAccgacacagaactaaatttaagCAGTACCTGTGACTGCAACGGACAACACAATGGCGATTCCAGTGCTTTGTCCTCTCGAAGACCTAGTGCTATTATTGCCGCCTTGAGGAGGCCTTCACAG GCTATTGCCTTATCGGCGGCCCAAGCTGTAATGAATCAGCGCAGGTACTTGTTGGGTTTATTCAACGATAATTCCAGTCAAAATCTAAAGATTGAGGAGGACAAGACCAAGCTTCAGAGGATGTCACTGCGGTTTACAAAAAAGCTCGAAGG CAACGGATTTACAATCATTCTCTCAGCTCTTTATGCAAAGCTCCTAGTGGTACTTGGAATAGCTTTCCCAATTACTGAAGTAATATCAGACCAAGTTCATCCCTTCTACTATCAAGGATTTTACTTATATCTCTATCTGGGCAGTATTACATTTATTACATACGAATACGTAAGTTTTGTCAAAGAGCGAGCTGTTGAGGACATAATCAAGAATATTC AGAAGGCGGAAAAGGGGGAATTTCTGGACAAATTACCTCATGCAAAACCAGCGAAAAAGTATGGAAGTTTCTTTCTGAGATTGGGAGCTATTG CGTTCGGTATTGGCAGCATGGTTTATTCGGGATTAGAATTTGGCCGCTACTTTGAGCTTCGGAATATGCCAGGATGTTATTCCAGTAGCCTCCAAGCCATCACACCAGCCACCAGAACGATTCTGACACTCCTTCAAGTTCAATTCATATTTCTCAATCACAAG GACGTTGAGCTAAATAGACACAAAATAATAGGCAGGTTTGGCCTCATGCACATGATTGCCATGAATCTTTGCGAATGGCTTTATGTGTTGGTTGAAGAGACCAAACATGAGATAATTCACTTATCAG ACCTTCGTGAGGGAAATTTGACCAACACTACTCGCGTGGATGAAAACTACTGTTCGGATCATCAGCTCATGGGTTCCTTGATGAATAACGCCAGTCCCTTTCTGTTTCCATGCACCATTGAATATAG CTTAATTTGTGCAGTGATTCTTTTCGAAATGTGGAAACATATTAGATCGGGTGAAGACACTAAAATGGAGAATGGTGGAAAGAAACACAAGGCAAAAGCTG AAGACTTGGCCTCTGCTCATTCTGGCCATCATTTCACCATAGATTGCTCCAACTCTCATAAAGGGCTCTTCGCCGGAATAATGGTGATTGTCCTTACAATCATTTCCTTGGTAATGTTCTTCGTCCTGACAGGCAAACAGGGTCTTCAGGAAGGACGCAGCAATTATGCAGAATTTGAGGTGAACCTCGTAGAGCTTCTTTTATACATCACGACAACACTTGCGGTACTCATAGCCATGTTCAGATTGAGAAATCTGAAGTATGAACGTAAAGTTG GCCACCAAGGAATAGGTTTGGATAACACATTGCTGGCAATAGCCCAAACTGGTATGTTCATTTACTGCGTCTTCTCCATCATTGGCTGGTACTTTACAATGAAAGATAGAACTCCTGTGGGGCTAATTGCagatttgttttcatttatccAGACTTGCTTGCAG ACTATGTTTGTTCTGGATGCGTGGTGGAGGAGGTGCAGAAATTTAAGGCAAGCGAAACGTAAGCCTGGAAGGGAACTCATCATCTTTTTAATGGTGGCCAATATGGCCATGTGGAGCATAAATACTCTGGAGAAGAGCAGGGCAGAGTTTAGGCCGACTCATCTGAAGTTTTTCG GTGATTGGGCTTGGACGATAATGACCCATATCTCGATGCCCCTGGCGATTTTCTACAGATTCCATTCGacgatttgtttgtttgaaataTGGAAAACAGCATACAAAATTAAGTCGAGTTTTAAAAATCCGTTGTTTCCAGTCATGTAG